A genomic stretch from Haloarchaeobius amylolyticus includes:
- a CDS encoding thioredoxin family protein: MSQHQRPHRLTGGAELDDLVATEPLVLVEFYTKGCGKCQSMEPILGNVARVTDATVAMVNPGDDISLMDEFDIRSVPTLILFRDGEPVARLADGFVPTDEVVAFVEEHASD, translated from the coding sequence ATGAGCCAGCACCAGCGCCCCCATCGCCTGACAGGCGGTGCCGAACTGGACGACCTCGTCGCCACCGAACCCCTCGTCCTCGTCGAGTTCTACACGAAGGGCTGTGGCAAGTGCCAGTCCATGGAACCGATACTCGGCAACGTCGCCCGGGTCACCGACGCGACCGTCGCCATGGTCAACCCCGGCGACGACATCTCGCTGATGGACGAGTTCGACATCCGGAGCGTCCCGACGCTCATCCTGTTCCGCGACGGCGAACCGGTCGCACGACTGGCAGACGGCTTCGTCCCGACCGACGAGGTCGTCGCGTTCGTCGAGGAACACGCGAGCGACTGA
- a CDS encoding alkaline phosphatase D family protein, whose amino-acid sequence MTSADDQGDRRTAVSRRSRRHAASATTAAAAFAVLARAGTAATPVAPESPDAEHAAVFAVDREAAADVFPQSVASGGPTPSGVLCWTRIAPEFVVPATPLGIEVAADDAFADVVFRGVVPAAAIGPHDDHCVTVDLDGRLPADRHLFYRFVYDGAASRVGRCRTLPTPDASPPELALGVLSCNNYRQGYFGALAHVAAEDLDYLLHLGDLIYEYAGESALPGRDIALPSGEAIAWSLADFRHLHRTYRSDPFMQRALERHTLLHVWDDHEIVNDRWWDPETDAPATDDHPMGDDPEFMRELYVAGLAAMTEYVPSRVRYPAGAPDPTRIRDEVRLYRSLRFGDLADLFLTDERLYRSPPPAVAAAAPGQDPWAAGTPGDPTRTMLGGEQRRWLVDGVTRSDATWKLWGNEVVLSPLSFGKSGTGRRNPDAWDGFGFERRYLLRSFRAADVTNLVVLTGDMHSYLAGHLLGSYDGVDSASDLPAPGKRVGVEFMTPAVSSDNLAALGAVPATAGERVVDHLVRAQNPHVAWFNSSRWGYTTLRLTREECVWTAWGVDRTENTAAARRRLLRRFRVPAGRAELQRLA is encoded by the coding sequence ATGACCAGCGCCGACGACCAGGGGGACCGCCGGACAGCAGTCTCCCGCCGGAGCCGCCGCCACGCCGCCAGTGCGACCACCGCGGCCGCCGCCTTCGCGGTTCTGGCACGGGCCGGGACGGCCGCGACGCCGGTCGCACCGGAGTCACCCGACGCCGAGCACGCCGCCGTGTTCGCGGTCGACCGCGAGGCCGCCGCGGACGTGTTCCCGCAGTCGGTCGCCAGTGGTGGCCCGACGCCAAGCGGGGTGCTCTGCTGGACGCGCATCGCACCCGAGTTCGTGGTCCCGGCGACGCCCCTCGGCATCGAGGTCGCGGCCGACGACGCCTTCGCCGACGTGGTCTTCCGCGGGGTCGTCCCGGCCGCCGCCATCGGCCCCCACGACGACCACTGCGTGACGGTCGACCTCGACGGCCGTCTCCCCGCGGACCGCCACCTGTTCTATCGGTTCGTCTACGACGGGGCGGCGAGCCGGGTCGGGCGGTGTCGGACGCTCCCCACCCCGGACGCCTCGCCCCCGGAACTCGCCCTCGGCGTGCTCTCGTGCAACAACTACCGGCAGGGCTACTTCGGGGCGCTGGCCCACGTCGCGGCCGAGGACCTCGACTACCTGCTCCACCTCGGCGACCTCATCTACGAGTACGCCGGCGAGAGCGCCCTGCCCGGCCGCGACATCGCGTTGCCCAGCGGCGAGGCCATCGCCTGGTCGCTCGCGGACTTCCGGCACCTCCACCGGACCTACCGGAGCGACCCCTTCATGCAGCGGGCGCTGGAGCGTCACACCCTCCTGCACGTCTGGGACGACCACGAGATCGTCAACGACCGCTGGTGGGACCCCGAGACAGACGCCCCGGCGACCGACGACCACCCGATGGGCGACGACCCGGAGTTCATGCGCGAACTCTACGTCGCGGGCCTCGCGGCGATGACGGAGTACGTCCCCTCTCGCGTCCGGTACCCGGCTGGAGCGCCGGACCCGACCCGGATCCGCGACGAGGTGCGCCTCTACCGGTCGCTCCGGTTCGGCGACCTCGCCGACCTGTTCCTGACCGACGAGCGCCTGTACCGGTCGCCGCCCCCGGCGGTCGCGGCGGCCGCGCCCGGACAGGACCCCTGGGCTGCGGGCACGCCCGGCGACCCGACCCGGACGATGCTTGGCGGCGAGCAGCGCCGGTGGCTGGTCGACGGGGTCACCCGGTCCGACGCGACGTGGAAGCTATGGGGGAACGAGGTGGTGCTCTCGCCGCTGTCGTTCGGGAAGTCCGGCACCGGGAGACGCAACCCCGACGCCTGGGACGGCTTCGGGTTCGAACGCCGGTACCTGCTCCGGTCGTTCCGGGCGGCCGACGTGACGAACCTCGTGGTCCTGACCGGCGACATGCACTCCTACCTCGCGGGCCACCTCCTCGGTTCCTACGACGGGGTCGACTCGGCGTCGGACCTGCCGGCACCAGGGAAGCGCGTCGGCGTCGAGTTCATGACGCCCGCGGTGTCGAGCGACAACCTCGCCGCGCTGGGGGCGGTCCCGGCGACCGCGGGCGAGCGCGTGGTCGACCACCTGGTCCGGGCCCAGAACCCCCACGTCGCGTGGTTCAACAGCAGTCGCTGGGGGTACACGACGCTGCGGCTCACCAGGGAGGAGTGCGTCTGGACGGCCTGGGGCGTGGACAGGACGGAGAATACGGCGGCCGCGAGGAGGCGGCTCCTGCGGCGGTTCCGGGTGCCCGCAGGACGGGCCGAGTTACAGCGACTCGCGTGA